A region of Argentina anserina chromosome 5, drPotAnse1.1, whole genome shotgun sequence DNA encodes the following proteins:
- the LOC126795477 gene encoding uncharacterized protein LOC126795477 translates to MEGVVKGDNVSVTCKICKRNFHGSHSRVKAHFLKLKGYGVIACPKVTSEQQSEMLELLESCQQQLSNRAPRKVPLPPSSSLTGSGSSYFPLEERDSATKKRRGVSPQLTKAFKIEERQQCDAEVARMFYTSGLPFNLAKNPHYQNSYSRASQILGYVSPGYNQLRTTLLDNERHHIERMLQPIKKTWRETGVSLCSDGWTDDQRRPLINMMDACSNGAIMLKAINCEGQYKDKFEVSRLLLESINEISSDNVVQVVTDNAPVCSAAGAIVESTHPHIF, encoded by the coding sequence ATGGAAGGGGTAGTCAAAGGAGACAATGTTTCTGTTACATGTAAAATATGCAAAAGGAATTTTCATGGGTCACATTCAAGAGTGAAGGCtcattttcttaaactcaaaGGTTATGGTGTCATTGCTTGCCCCAAAGTCACATCAGAACAGCAGTCGGAAATGTTAGAACTTCTAGAGTCTTGTCAACAACAGTTGAGTAACCGAGCACCTAGAAAAGTTCCTTTGCCTCCCTCTTCAAGTTTGACAGGAAGTGGTTCGAGTTATTTTCCCTTAGAGGAGCGGGATAGTGCGACGAAGAAGAGAAGGGGAGTGAGTCCGCAACTAACCAAAGCTTTCAAGATTGAAGAAAGACAACAATGTGATGCTGAAGTTGCTAGAATGTTCTATACTAGTGGACTGCCATTCAATCTAGCAAAGAATCCTCACTACCAGAACTCTTATAGTCGTGCTTCACAGATTCTAGGCTATGTTTCTCCAGGGTACAATCAATTGAGAACCACACTTCTTGATAATGAAAGACATCATATTGAACGGATGCTACAACCTATTAAGAAGACTTGGAGAGAAACCGGTGTGAGTTTATGTTCGGATGGATGGACTGATGATCAAAGGAGGCCATTGATTAATATGATGGATGCATGTTCCAATGGGGCTATTATGTTGAAGGCAATAAATTGTGAAGGGCAATACAAAGACAAGTTTGAAGTTAGTAGATTGCTCTTGGAATCCATCAATGAAATTAGTTCCGATAATGTGGTTCAAGTAGTGACCGATAATGCACCTGTGTGCTCTGCTGCTGGTGCAATTGTTGAGAGTACTCACCCTCACATATTTTAG